One Cucumis sativus cultivar 9930 chromosome 1, Cucumber_9930_V3, whole genome shotgun sequence DNA segment encodes these proteins:
- the LOC101219160 gene encoding mitochondrial import inner membrane translocase subunit PAM16 like 2 — translation MAAKILANLIVMGSGILARAFVQAYRQALANASKSGVAQETMQNTVRRASKVMTEQEARQILGVTEETPWEEVAKKYDALFERNAQTGSFYLQSKVHRAKERLETLYQNKGQDAPS, via the exons ATG GCTGCAAAAATTCTTGCCAATTTAATTGTTATGGGCTCTGGGATACTTGCGAGGGCCTTTGTTCAAGCCTACCGTCAAGCCCTTGCAA ATGCTTCAAAGTCTGGTGTTGCTCAAGAGACAATGCAAAACACTGTTCGTAGAGCAAGCAAAGTGATGACGGAGCAAGAAGCGAGGCAGATTCTTGGTGTCACCGAGGAAACGCCTTGGGAAGAAGTTGCAAAG AAATATGACGCCTTGTTTGAAAGAAATGCTCAAACTGGAAGCTTTTATCTTCAGTCAAAAGTTCACAGAGCCAAGGAACGATTAGAAACTCTCTATCAGAACAAAGGTCAGGATGCCCCTAGCTGA